In Callospermophilus lateralis isolate mCalLat2 chromosome 4, mCalLat2.hap1, whole genome shotgun sequence, one genomic interval encodes:
- the Lrtm2 gene encoding leucine-rich repeat and transmembrane domain-containing protein 2, whose product MLAPGNGSEQRTRLALQWRQVSWITCWIALYAVEALPTCPFSCKCDSRSLEVDCSGLGLTAVPPDVPAATRTLLLLNNKLSALPSWAFANLSSLQRLDMSNNFLDQLPRSIFEDLTNLTELQLRNNSIRTLDRDLLQHSPLLRHLDLSINGLAQLPPGLFDGLPALRSLSLRSNRLQNLDRLTFEPLANLQLLQVGDNPWECDCNLREFKHWMEWFSYRGGRLDQLACTLPKELRGKDMRMVPMEMFNYCSQLEDENSSAGLDVPGPPCTKASPEPAKPKPGAEPEPEPSTACPQKQRYRPVSVRRAIGTVIIAGVVCGIVCIMMVVAAAYGCIYASLMAKYHRELKKRQPLMGDPEGEHEDQKQISSVA is encoded by the exons ATGCTGGCACCGGGTAATGGCTCTGAGCAGAGGACCAGGCTTGCCCTGCAGTGGAGGCAGGTCTCCT GGATCACCTGCTGGATCGCCCTATATGCTGTGGAGGCCCTCCCCACCTGTCCTTTCTCCTGTAAGTGTGACAGTCGTAGCCTGGAGGTGGATTGCAGCGGCCTGGGTCTCACTGCTGTGCCTCCGGATGTGCCCGCTGCCACCAGAACCCTCCTGCTCTTGAACAATAAGCTGAGCGCCCTGCCAAGCTGGGCTTTTGCCAACCTGTCCAGCCTGCAGCGGTTGGACATGTCCAACAACTTCCTGGACCAGCTGCCCCGCTCCATTTTTGAAGACCTGACGAATCTGACGGAGCTGCAGCTGCGCAATAACAGCATCAGGACCCTGGACAGGGATCTGCTGCAGCATTCCCCGCTGCTGCGCCACCTGGACCTGTCCATCAACGGCCTGGCCCAGCTGCCCCCGGggctttttgatggactcccagcTCTGCGCTCGCTCTCCCTCCGCTCCAACCGCCTGCAGAACTTGGACCGACTGACGTTTGAGCCCCTGGCGAACCTGCAACTGCTGCAGGTTGGGGACAACCCCTGGGAGTGTGACTGTAACCTTCGAGAATTCAAACACTGGATGGAATGGTTCTCTTACCGAG GGGGGCGCCTGGACCAGCTGGCCTGCACCCTACCCAAGGAACTGAGGGGGAAGGACATGCGTATGGTCCCCATGGAGATGTTCAACTACTGCTCCCAGCTGGAGGACGAGAACAGCTCAGCTGGGCTGGATGTTCCTGGGCCACCCTGCACTAAGGCCAGCCCAGAACCCGCTAAGCCCAAGCCTGGGGCTGAGCCTGAGCCAGAACCCAGTACAGCCTGCCCCCAGAAGCAGAGGTACCGGCCAGTGAGTGTGAGGCGAGCCATCGGCACAGTGATCATAGCGGGAGTCGTCTGCGGCATCGTCTGCATCATGATGGTGGTGGCTGCTGCCTATGGCTGCATCTACGCCTCCCTTATGGCCAAGTACCACCGGGAGCTCAAGAAGCGCCAGCCCCTGATGGGGGACCCTGAGGGCGAGCACGAAGACCAGAAGCAGATCTCTTCTGTGGCCTGA